The bacterium DNA segment GGAAGAAACCGCCGCTGTCGTTTCATTTAGCCGACCTACCGGAAGAGAAACCGATAGTCGTAAGTGAATTGCCTGGATTGCGTGAAGTGCGCTATCTTTCGTTGGAAGATGTTCACCAAGCCACAAAAATCCCGGTACGCCATCTCCAAGCGTTAGAGAGCGGCGATCGGAGTTTCCTCCCAGCAATAAACGTTCGGGCTTTTCTCCGGACTTTAGGTCGATACTACGAGGTCGATTGGCTGACTCTAAACCCCCCCGATGAACCCCCTAAAGCGGATATTCCGATTGTCTCATTAGAAGATGTTGCAGCGGGAGACGAAGAAAAACCTGATACCCCATTTACGCGATTCTTTTTAGGTACTTTACTGGTTGTAAAACGGTTGAAGCGCCGCCTAATTAA contains these protein-coding regions:
- a CDS encoding helix-turn-helix domain-containing protein; the protein is TLKVEMGEMPPSEQRAEKKRTLESTPAKKTVTPVRKKPPLSFHLADLPEEKPIVVSELPGLREVRYLSLEDVHQATKIPVRHLQALESGDRSFLPAINVRAFLRTLGRYYEVDWLTLNPPDEPPKADIPIVSLEDVAAGDEEKPDTPFTRFFLGTLLVVKRLKRRLINRDNGSE